The following proteins are co-located in the Gordonia westfalica genome:
- a CDS encoding peptidoglycan recognition protein family protein: protein MGSVHAPHRLVRRDAAGYRAALVSRARVATPPRAERCCHAVRRRRRMARGTGSWPGIPANNGNAVTIGIEAAHNGTAAWSEAQYGAYLKVVRAINKRLGNPWNKVVAHKEYGAIQGKWDPGTST, encoded by the coding sequence CTGGGGTCCGTTCATGCACCACACCGGCTCGTTCGGCGAGACGCCGCGGGGTATCGCGCAGCACTCGTCTCTCGGGCTCGCGTCGCAACTCCACCTCGCGCCGAACGGTGTTGTCACGCTGTGCGGCGTCGGCGTCGCATGGCACGCGGCACCGGCTCGTGGCCGGGCATCCCCGCGAACAACGGCAACGCCGTGACGATCGGCATCGAGGCCGCACACAACGGCACCGCGGCATGGTCGGAGGCCCAGTACGGCGCATACCTGAAGGTCGTCCGGGCCATCAACAAGCGCCTCGGCAACCCGTGGAACAAGGTCGTCGCGCACAAGGAGTACGGCGCGATCCAGGGCAAGTGGGACCCGGGAACCTCGACATGA
- a CDS encoding LGFP repeat-containing protein, with protein sequence MKLFRQRLLQAPDKPLVVMNMIELEAKENPWVGVRKAKPGAGGERKVGRDGKGRFVEYENAHIYFHPATGAHAIPHGGLFEAYAERKWETGELGFPVRDFTKLADGAVMAFQGGVLYRKDGKDHHVVKASSASAGRSRATRRARSAGRRRTRSRTARAASVRRSSTASSSGTPQAR encoded by the coding sequence ATGAAGCTGTTCCGTCAGCGGCTCCTCCAGGCACCGGATAAGCCGCTCGTGGTCATGAACATGATCGAGCTCGAGGCCAAGGAGAATCCGTGGGTCGGCGTCCGTAAGGCGAAGCCCGGCGCCGGGGGTGAGCGCAAGGTCGGCCGCGACGGTAAGGGCCGGTTCGTCGAGTACGAGAACGCGCACATCTACTTTCACCCGGCGACCGGCGCGCACGCCATCCCGCACGGCGGCCTGTTCGAGGCGTACGCCGAGCGCAAGTGGGAGACCGGCGAACTCGGCTTCCCGGTGCGCGACTTCACCAAGCTCGCCGACGGCGCAGTCATGGCGTTCCAGGGTGGCGTGCTCTACCGCAAGGACGGCAAGGACCACCACGTCGTGAAGGCGTCATCGGCCAGCGCTGGGCGCTCGAGGGCTACGAGAAGGGCCCGCTCGGCTGGCCGACGTCGGACGAGATCTCGAACGGCACGGGCGGCAAGCGTCAGGCGTTCGAGCACGGCGTCCTCGAGTGGGACCCCTCAGGCGCGGTGA
- a CDS encoding DUF7620 family protein, which translates to MWGFKTKGASAHEVDARSKRNARSAEEARSESARLAERARPVQRELRDQLERNHWAELIFGRLN; encoded by the coding sequence ATGTGGGGATTCAAGACCAAGGGGGCGAGCGCGCACGAAGTTGATGCGCGCTCGAAGCGAAACGCGCGATCGGCCGAAGAAGCCCGGTCCGAAAGCGCACGGCTCGCCGAACGGGCGCGGCCGGTACAGCGGGAGCTTCGTGACCAGTTGGAACGCAACCACTGGGCCGAGCTGATCTTCGGAAGGCTGAACTAG
- a CDS encoding putative phage holin → MAVLVEGAGVTHLPRQVDPDVLVFLQISASVWAGTDYPGRAWIRFILYSGGAVMMLALLVMLLVLQYKTAVTVGRQATSAGHGKCGATRSEHGGQDGHDRTSLGRRNLGTPRRLPASEALRRALDPRKVKFTYVPYPADFGPATGMGDLSYEESKAIGAAALDRAVTESRELVVVGGYSAGAAVAVKYARDILPRRLAIRCSPSRRWATRTRRCITAGPGSPGRCTSRGLGSPSGRRVIRSPTCR, encoded by the coding sequence ATGGCAGTACTGGTGGAAGGAGCGGGTGTCACTCATCTACCTAGGCAAGTCGACCCTGATGTGCTGGTCTTTCTCCAGATCTCGGCGTCAGTGTGGGCGGGTACTGACTATCCGGGGCGGGCGTGGATTCGATTCATCCTGTACTCGGGTGGCGCCGTGATGATGCTCGCGCTCCTGGTGATGCTGCTGGTGTTGCAGTACAAGACCGCCGTGACCGTTGGGCGGCAGGCGACTTCCGCCGGCCATGGCAAGTGTGGCGCGACGAGATCCGAGCATGGTGGGCAGGACGGTCATGATCGAACTTCTCTGGGTCGACGGAACTTGGGCACCCCGCGGCGGCTCCCCGCGTCGGAGGCGCTGCGCCGCGCGCTCGACCCCCGCAAGGTGAAGTTCACGTATGTGCCGTACCCGGCCGACTTCGGCCCGGCGACCGGCATGGGCGACCTGTCGTATGAGGAGTCGAAAGCGATCGGCGCGGCAGCGTTGGATCGAGCTGTCACCGAATCCCGCGAACTCGTGGTCGTCGGCGGCTACAGTGCGGGCGCGGCGGTCGCAGTGAAGTACGCGCGCGACATCCTGCCTCGGCGCCTCGCCATCAGGTGCTCGCCGTCGCGACGCTGGGCGACCCGCACACGCCGGTGCATCACGGCCGGTCCGGGATCGCCGGGGCGCTGCACGTCCCGCGGCCTCGGTTCACCGAGTGGGCGCCGGGTGATCCGATCGCCGACCTGCCGCTAG